One Natator depressus isolate rNatDep1 chromosome 13, rNatDep2.hap1, whole genome shotgun sequence genomic region harbors:
- the BLCAP gene encoding apoptosis inducing factor BLCAP — MYCLQWLLPVLLIPKPLNPALWFSHSMFMGFYLLSFLLERKPCTICALVFLAALFLICYSCWGNCFLYHCSGSQLPESAHDPSIVGT, encoded by the coding sequence ATGTACTGCCTTCAGTGGTTACTGCCTGTCCTCCTCATTCCTAAGCCCCTCAACCCGGCTTTATGGTTCAGTCACTCAATGTTCATGGGCTTCTATCTGCTGAGTTTCCTCCTGGAGCGGAAGCCATGCACAATCTGTGCCTTGGTCTTCCTGGCAGCCTTGTTCCTCATCTGCTACAGCTGCTGGGGGAACTGCTTCTTGTATCACTGCAGTGGCTCCCAGCTGCCTGAGTCTGCTCATGATCCCAGTATAGTTGGTACCTAA